The window TGGCGCGCTTCAAATGTCCCCACCTGATCCATTTTGTCGAGGCCTTGCCGCGCAATGCGACCGGCAAGGTGCACAAGCCGACGCTGCGGGACAAATTCGGCACGCCGGGGGCGGTCGACCGGGCAAAGGCGGCCTCCTGATGCTGAGGGCCCCGCGAAGCCATCCATGACGATTGTCGAAATTCATTCTCAAAGGGGACTGCCGATGACGATTGGACGATTGATTGCTGCATCCACCATTCTGGCACTGGGCACGCTGGTCACGGCGCAGGGTGCGCTGGCGCAGAAAAGATACGATCCCGGCGCCACCGACACCGAGATCAAGATCGGCAACATCGAGGCCTACAGCGGTCCGGCCTCCGCCTACGGCATCATCGGCAAAACCGAGGATGCCTACTTCAAGATGGTCAACGACCAGGGCGGCATCAACGGCCGCAAGATCAACTTCATCTCCTACGACGACGCTTACAGCCCGCCGAAGACTGTCGAGCAGGCGCGCAAGCTGATCGAGAGCGACGAGGTGCTGCTGATCTTCAACGCATTGGGGACGCCGCCGAACAACGCGATCCAGAAATATCACCAGGCCAAGAAGGTCCCGCAGCTGTTCGTCGCCACCGGCGCCAGCAAATGGGACGACGCCAAGCAGTTTCCCTGGACCATGGGATTCCAGCCGAGCTATCGCTCCGAAGCGCGGATTTTCGCCAAATACATTCTGAAGGCGAAGCCGGATGCCAGGATCGCGGTGTTCTATCAGAACGACGACTTCGGCAAGGACTATCTGGCCGGTATCAAGGATATCTTCGGTGACAGCGCGGCGAAGCTGATCGTCGCTGAAGAGAGTTATGAGATCTCCGAGCCGACCATCGATAGCCACATCGTCAAGCTGAAGGCGACCGGCGCCGATGTCCTGATCGATATCGCGACGCCGAAGTTCGCGGCCCAAGCCATCAAGAAGGTCGCCGAACTCGACTGGAAGCCGGTGCATCTGCTCACCGACGTCAGCGTGTCCATCGGCGCGGTGATGAAGCCGGCCGGGCTGGAGAATTCCGAGGGCGTGCTGTCCGCCACCTATCTCAAGGATCCCTCCGACCCGCAGTGGGCGAACGATGCTGGCATGAAAAAGCTCGAGGCGTTCCTCGACAAGTACATGCCGGGCGCCAATCGCTCCGACCTCAACATCGCATATGGCTATGCCGCGGCCCAGACCATGGCCCATGTGCTGCGGCAATCCGGCGACGACCTGACGCGGGCGAACGTCATGAAACAGGCCGCCAGCCTGAAGGACTTCGTCGCCGACACGCTGATCCCCGGCGTCCGGATCAACACCAGCGCCACCGACTTCGCACCGATCGAGCAGTTGCAGATGATGCGTTTCAGGAACGGCAGGTGGGAGATGTTCGGCGACGTCATCAGCGCCGAAACCGGTGGCTGATTTCCGCACGCTTTCATACAGTTGAGGCCGGCGATCCCGTACGATCGCCGGCCTTTTTCATGGGGGCTAGTCTAGCTCTTATTGCGGGCCACTGTGATGCACATCACGTTCGAATTCGCTCCCCGAAATTATGATGGTGGGGTCGGCAATCCAGGCCATTGAGAGAACCGTCGCACATTTTAATTTTATTGATGCGATTTTTGGAGAAGCAAAATGTGGATTGGAGCCATCAGATTTGTCGTACAGACCAAGGACACGTCGAATGCCGGTACCGATAGCCTGGTCACCGCGCACATTCTGCGTGACGGCGGGCAGCTTCCGGGTTTCAAGCTCGACTATCCGACCGAGGACGACCTCGAGCGTGGGGCGATCCGCGCCTATGATTATATCGGAGCGACCAAGCTGCCGCGTCGCAATGACCAGACCCCATCGTTGCCGCCCGGAATCGGCCAGAGTCCGATGCCGTATCCCGGCTGGGGTTATGAGTTTTCCAATGGCATGAACGGGCATCTCAAGATCCAGCTGCGCATTCACGGCGACGACATGTGGGTCAAGGACAATGTCGATTTCTACGTCCGCCGCATCCGCAATGTCGCGACCAGTTTCGACACGCTCGCCTGGCAGATGGATTCCGACTGGAGTTATGTCGCGTCCTGGACTCAGGATGTCGCCATGAGCACCGATGGATCGGAAGGCAAGACCGTCTGGAATTTGAACCTGAACTGATCAGGAGATGCTGCGTCGGCAGCATTGGATCGCCGCGCTGCAAAAGGCCGCCCTTTGGGCGGCCTTTTGACTTTGGGCGAACGCCAGAGCCCGTCGTCGATTGACAGACAACTGACATATTACTAACGTATCAGTTGATGAAGTCCTGATCGCATGATGACAAGCAGGAGCGCCGGCTCGAACCGGCGCCGGTTGCAAAGGGAGGACTCCGGACATGACCACCATTGATGCGGCCCGTGGATTGGCCGCCGATACGTCATTGGCGCAGCGCCGCGCGCAGACCGCCCAGGTCGCCGAGATCGCGGCACGGCTCGAACGGTTGCCGCTGACGTCCTATCAGCGCGGCATTTTCGGGATCATC is drawn from Bradyrhizobium prioriisuperbiae and contains these coding sequences:
- a CDS encoding ABC transporter substrate-binding protein, giving the protein MTIGRLIAASTILALGTLVTAQGALAQKRYDPGATDTEIKIGNIEAYSGPASAYGIIGKTEDAYFKMVNDQGGINGRKINFISYDDAYSPPKTVEQARKLIESDEVLLIFNALGTPPNNAIQKYHQAKKVPQLFVATGASKWDDAKQFPWTMGFQPSYRSEARIFAKYILKAKPDARIAVFYQNDDFGKDYLAGIKDIFGDSAAKLIVAEESYEISEPTIDSHIVKLKATGADVLIDIATPKFAAQAIKKVAELDWKPVHLLTDVSVSIGAVMKPAGLENSEGVLSATYLKDPSDPQWANDAGMKKLEAFLDKYMPGANRSDLNIAYGYAAAQTMAHVLRQSGDDLTRANVMKQAASLKDFVADTLIPGVRINTSATDFAPIEQLQMMRFRNGRWEMFGDVISAETGG